A section of the Caldanaerobius polysaccharolyticus DSM 13641 genome encodes:
- the ftsZ gene encoding cell division protein FtsZ has translation MIEFDVDMEQFAHIKVIGVGGGGNNAVNRMISEGLKGVEFIAINTDKQALYLSKATHKIQIGEKLTKGLGAGANPEIGRKAAEESSEEISQAIKGADMVFVTAGMGGGTGTGAAPIVAQIAKEMGILTVGVVTKPFTFEGRKRMKHAEEGINALKQKVDTLVTIPNDRLLQIVEKKTSMIEAFKIADDVLRQGVQGISDLIAVPGLVNLDFADVKTIMMETGLAHMGIGIANGENRAKEAAKQAIQSPLLETSIEGAKGVLLNITGGANLSLFEVNEAAEFIYEAADPDANIIFGAVIDENLQDEIKITVIATGFEKKESENVNRKVENQQGIANKQNVHLDIENIDLDRLDIPAFLRTHKKR, from the coding sequence ATGATAGAGTTTGATGTGGATATGGAACAATTTGCACATATAAAAGTGATAGGGGTAGGGGGTGGAGGGAATAACGCTGTAAACAGGATGATCTCCGAAGGGCTTAAAGGGGTTGAATTTATCGCGATTAACACAGATAAACAGGCTTTATACCTTTCAAAGGCAACCCATAAAATACAAATAGGAGAAAAATTGACAAAAGGTCTTGGAGCAGGTGCTAATCCTGAAATAGGTCGAAAAGCCGCTGAGGAGAGCTCTGAGGAGATCTCACAAGCTATTAAAGGCGCCGATATGGTCTTTGTAACGGCTGGCATGGGAGGAGGTACTGGCACAGGTGCTGCTCCCATCGTGGCGCAGATAGCCAAGGAAATGGGGATACTCACCGTAGGTGTGGTGACCAAACCCTTTACTTTTGAAGGCAGGAAGCGGATGAAGCACGCAGAAGAGGGAATAAACGCATTAAAGCAAAAAGTAGACACCTTGGTAACCATTCCTAATGATCGCCTGCTTCAAATCGTGGAAAAGAAAACCAGTATGATTGAGGCGTTTAAAATCGCTGACGATGTGTTGAGGCAAGGGGTGCAGGGTATTTCCGACTTGATAGCGGTGCCTGGTCTTGTAAATCTGGATTTTGCTGACGTGAAGACGATTATGATGGAAACAGGTTTGGCTCATATGGGCATAGGTATAGCTAATGGGGAAAACAGGGCTAAAGAAGCTGCAAAGCAAGCTATACAGAGTCCTTTGCTAGAGACGTCTATAGAGGGAGCTAAAGGAGTTCTTCTGAATATCACAGGAGGAGCCAACTTAAGCCTTTTTGAGGTCAATGAGGCCGCTGAATTTATATATGAAGCCGCGGATCCTGACGCCAATATCATATTTGGTGCGGTGATAGACGAAAATCTACAGGACGAGATAAAGATAACCGTTATAGCTACAGGCTTTGAAAAGAAAGAGTCGGAAAATGTAAACAGAAAAGTAGAAAACCAGCAAGGCATTGCTAATAAGCAGAATGTGCATTTGGACATAGAAAACATAGATCTAGACAGACTAGACATACCCGCGTTTTTGAGAACTCATAAAAAAAGGTAA
- the spoIIGA gene encoding sigma-E processing peptidase SpoIIGA, with amino-acid sequence MYADVLFMENVILNYVILSLTARWGKFSYKWYKLLSASAVGSLYAVVMYLPSMSFMRGFTPKILLSMLIIVVAFTPSRLIDFFRQMTVFYMITFAFGGCSIALYYLAGNNQAVVDGVYYSIVGAFFAAIVVKASLNYINTKIHKDRLSLILKIVVDGKSNEMTALVDTGNSLYEPLSRWPVVVVEFKRVEKLLPESIKELYLKGLEKDLTSLTLALADTDWMSRVRIVPFSSLGRENGVLLGFKPDSIFIKGPEEKEIKNVVVAIYNNTLSKNQEYGALLHPDIL; translated from the coding sequence ATGTACGCCGATGTGCTGTTTATGGAAAATGTAATCTTAAATTACGTTATACTGTCGCTTACGGCGAGATGGGGTAAGTTTAGTTATAAATGGTACAAACTGTTATCAGCTTCTGCCGTGGGTTCGCTGTACGCCGTGGTGATGTACTTACCCTCCATGAGCTTTATGCGAGGTTTTACGCCCAAGATACTGCTTTCCATGTTAATCATAGTTGTCGCTTTTACGCCATCAAGGCTTATCGATTTTTTTCGGCAAATGACTGTATTTTATATGATTACCTTTGCTTTTGGAGGATGCTCAATCGCCCTATACTACCTGGCAGGCAATAACCAGGCGGTAGTCGATGGAGTGTATTATTCTATTGTAGGTGCGTTTTTCGCCGCTATAGTGGTTAAAGCAAGTTTAAACTATATAAATACTAAAATACACAAAGACAGGTTGAGCTTGATTCTGAAAATAGTGGTTGATGGAAAGTCCAATGAGATGACAGCGCTGGTGGACACAGGCAACAGCCTCTATGAGCCTTTGTCGCGCTGGCCTGTAGTGGTGGTGGAATTTAAGAGGGTAGAAAAGCTGTTACCCGAGAGCATAAAGGAATTATACCTAAAGGGGCTGGAAAAGGATTTGACTTCTCTTACTCTGGCATTGGCTGATACCGATTGGATGTCAAGGGTGAGGATCGTGCCTTTTTCTTCATTGGGCAGAGAAAACGGGGTGCTTTTAGGGTTTAAACCTGATAGCATTTTTATAAAGGGTCCTGAGGAAAAAGAGATAAAAAACGTGGTGGTGGCTATTTACAATAATACGCTGTCTAAAAACCAGGAGTACGGGGCACTTCTTCACCCTGATATATTATAG
- the sigE gene encoding RNA polymerase sporulation sigma factor SigE, protein MKSWCKIKWSARLFVIRVLERLKIRGESVFYIGGSEALPPPLSSDEEEYLMMKLQKGDNTARTVLIERNLRLVVYIARKFENTGVGVEDLISIGTIGLIKAVNTFDPFKNIKLATYASRCIENEILMYLRRNNKTKMEVSFDEPLNVDWDGNELLLSDVLGTDNEVVSRNVEEDVDRQLLNVAIKRLSDREKKIITLRFGINGEVERTQKEVADMLGISQSYISRLEKRIIKRLRKEMNKMA, encoded by the coding sequence ATGAAGAGCTGGTGCAAAATCAAATGGAGTGCGCGACTTTTTGTGATCAGGGTGCTGGAACGACTAAAAATAAGGGGAGAATCTGTATTCTACATAGGCGGCAGCGAAGCTCTTCCACCTCCCTTGAGTAGCGATGAAGAGGAATACCTCATGATGAAGTTGCAAAAAGGCGACAACACAGCGAGGACTGTTTTAATAGAACGCAATCTACGCCTTGTGGTATATATTGCTAGAAAATTTGAAAATACCGGAGTGGGAGTGGAAGACCTTATATCCATAGGTACTATAGGGCTTATCAAGGCTGTAAATACCTTTGATCCTTTTAAAAATATAAAATTGGCCACTTATGCTTCAAGGTGTATTGAGAATGAAATATTGATGTATCTCAGGAGGAATAATAAGACAAAAATGGAAGTATCTTTTGATGAGCCGTTAAACGTGGATTGGGATGGGAATGAATTGCTGCTATCAGATGTGTTGGGTACTGACAACGAGGTGGTTTCCAGGAACGTGGAAGAAGATGTGGATAGACAGCTATTGAATGTGGCGATAAAAAGGCTGTCGGATAGGGAAAAAAAGATTATAACGCTGAGGTTTGGCATTAACGGAGAAGTAGAGAGGACGCAAAAAGAGGTTGCAGATATGCTGGGTATATCGCAATCTTATATATCAAGGTTGGAAAAGCGCATAATAAAAAGGCTTAGAAAGGAAATGAATAAGATGGCATAA
- the sigG gene encoding RNA polymerase sporulation sigma factor SigG, translating into MLNNKVEICGVNTSKLPVLKTSEMKDLLMRLKNGDKEAREKFIYGNLRLVLSVIQRFNNRGEHVDDLFQVGCIGLIKAIDNFDLSQNVRFSTYAVPMIIGEIRRYLRDNNSIRVSRSLRDIAYRALQARDKLIAENGREPNISEVAKELDLPREEVVFALDAIQEPVSLFEPIYHDGGDAIYVMDQVGDSKNNDEMWLESISLSEALNKLNERERHILNLRFFQGKTQMEVAEEIGISQAQVSRLEKSALAHLRKYI; encoded by the coding sequence ATGCTCAATAATAAAGTAGAGATATGCGGTGTTAACACGTCAAAACTTCCTGTGTTAAAGACCAGCGAGATGAAGGATTTGCTCATGAGGCTAAAAAACGGCGATAAAGAAGCCAGGGAAAAGTTTATATACGGCAATTTAAGGTTGGTGCTGAGCGTTATACAAAGGTTCAATAATAGAGGCGAACACGTAGATGACCTGTTTCAGGTGGGATGTATAGGCCTTATAAAAGCCATTGACAATTTTGACTTATCTCAGAACGTCAGGTTTTCTACTTATGCGGTGCCTATGATTATAGGAGAAATAAGGAGGTATCTGAGAGATAATAATTCCATAAGGGTGAGCAGGTCGTTAAGGGATATCGCTTACAGAGCACTACAGGCGAGAGATAAGCTCATCGCTGAAAACGGCAGAGAGCCTAATATTTCCGAGGTAGCTAAAGAATTAGATCTTCCCAGGGAAGAAGTCGTGTTTGCATTAGATGCCATTCAGGAACCTGTTTCCCTTTTTGAGCCCATATACCACGATGGCGGAGACGCCATTTACGTCATGGATCAGGTGGGCGATAGCAAAAACAACGATGAGATGTGGCTGGAGAGCATATCTTTAAGTGAGGCTTTGAATAAATTAAACGAAAGGGAAAGGCATATACTCAACCTGAGGTTTTTTCAAGGTAAAACCCAGATGGAAGTAGCTGAAGAGATAGGGATATCTCAGGCGCAGGTATCTAGGTTGGAGAAATCCGCGCTAGCTCACCTGAGAAAGTATATATAA
- a CDS encoding YlmC/YmxH family sporulation protein — MVSTTDLAQKEVINVVDGRRLGFISDIEINLEEGRVEALILPGQGKFLGIFGRESEKVIPWSHVKKIGHDVILVQYEGVDIIEKDNDSER; from the coding sequence GTGGTAAGTACTACTGATCTGGCACAAAAAGAGGTTATAAATGTTGTGGATGGCAGGCGATTGGGTTTTATAAGCGACATAGAAATAAATTTAGAAGAAGGGCGGGTAGAAGCCCTTATATTGCCAGGACAAGGAAAATTTTTGGGTATTTTTGGAAGAGAGAGCGAAAAGGTCATACCGTGGTCCCATGTTAAAAAAATAGGCCACGATGTGATATTGGTCCAGTATGAAGGTGTAGATATAATAGAAAAGGATAATGATTCAGAGCGTTAG
- the nrdR gene encoding transcriptional regulator NrdR → MKCPYCGCIDTKVIDSRPVEDNTAIRRRRECARCQKRFTTYEKIEDMPVMVIKKDGSRQTFDKTKILAGILKACEKRPVSIETLREFVDDVERRVYESVDKEITTSQIGEMVMEKLIDLDQVAYVRFASVYKDFKDIHSFMNELQKLMDKREGESLNATKDTCG, encoded by the coding sequence GTGAAGTGCCCATATTGCGGCTGTATAGATACAAAGGTAATTGACTCGCGGCCAGTGGAAGACAATACAGCGATAAGGAGAAGGCGTGAATGCGCCCGGTGCCAAAAGCGGTTTACCACCTACGAAAAAATTGAAGACATGCCTGTTATGGTCATTAAAAAAGACGGCTCGAGGCAGACTTTTGACAAAACCAAGATACTGGCAGGCATACTTAAAGCCTGTGAAAAGCGACCGGTATCCATTGAGACTTTAAGGGAATTCGTAGACGATGTGGAGAGGAGGGTATATGAGAGCGTAGATAAGGAGATAACCACCTCGCAGATAGGTGAGATGGTCATGGAAAAATTGATTGACTTAGACCAGGTGGCATATGTCAGGTTTGCGTCGGTTTACAAAGACTTTAAGGACATCCACAGTTTTATGAATGAGCTGCAAAAGCTCATGGATA